One window of the Populus nigra chromosome 4, ddPopNigr1.1, whole genome shotgun sequence genome contains the following:
- the LOC133691946 gene encoding probable methyltransferase At1g29790: MGSVSLKIGDGTARFKRASFCSSAVNILMLFSVLTTNLFALYAFTSSPKDHQTHLFHNPHKNISLISEHVSLILREIAASQKKLAGMEKELLGYETMDISRPNIASELKLFLQHHQLPLGKDSRTGITEMVASVGHSCEKSADLLSQYMAYKVSGPCPGDWSLGQKLILRGCEPLPRRRCFAKSVQKVGLYRFPVSLWKPVSEKILTWSGLGCKNLECLNRKKLSRDCVGCFNITSGYETQRFVKARGKNDFIIDDVLALASGGIRIGFDIGGGSGTFAARMAERNVTVITNTLNVDAPFSEFIAARGLFPLYLSLDHRFPFYDNVFDLIHASSGLDGGDKPEKLEFLMFDIDRILRAGGLFWLDNFYCADDEKKTALTRLIERFGYKKLKWVVGEKIDTAGSGKSEVYLSAVLQKPARV, translated from the coding sequence ATGGGATCAGTGTCGCTGAAAATAGGAGATGGAACAGCCAGATTCAAGAGAGCAAGTTTCTGTTCATCAGCAGTGAACATTCTCATGCTCTTCTCTGTACTAACCACTAATCTTTTTGCATTATATGCCTTCACATCTTCTCCAAAAGACCATCAAACTCACCTCTTTCACAATCcccataaaaatatatctttgatCTCTGAGCATGTCTCTTTAATACTAAGAGAGATCGCTGCTTCTCAAAAAAAGCTTGCCGGGATGGAGAAAGAGCTTTTGGGCTATGAAACTATGGATATTTCAAGGCCGAATATTGCAAGTGAGCTCAAATTGTTTTTGCAACACCATCAACTCCCTCTTGGCAAAGATTCAAGAACTGGGATCACTGAAATGGTGGCTTCTGTGGGTCATTCTTGTGAGAAATCTGCAGACTTGTTGTCTCAGTATATGGCTTACAAGGTTTCTGGGCCCTGTCCTGGTGATTGGAGCCTTGGCCAGAAGTTGATTTTGCGTGGATGCGAGCCTTTGCCCAGAAGGAGATGCTTTGCAAAGTCTGTTCAAAAGGTGGGTCTTTATCGTTTTCCTGTTTCTCTTTGGAAACCTGTTAGTGAAAAGATTTTAACTTGGAGTGGTCTTGGTTGCAAGAATCTTGAGTGCTTGAATAGAAAGAAGTTGAGCAGGGATTGTGTTGGTTGCTTTAATATTACTAGTGGTTATGAGACTCAAAGGTTTGTTAAAGCTCGAGGCAAGAATGATTTTATCATTGATGATGTGTTAGCTTTAGCAAGTGGGGGAATTAGAATTGGATTTGATATTGGTGGTGGGTCTGGGACTTTTGCTGCTAGGATGGCAGAGAGAAATGTGACTGTGATTACTAATACTTTGAATGTGGATGCTCCATTTAGTGAATTTATTGCAGCAAGAGGGCTTTTCCCTTTGTATTTGAGTTTAGATCACAGGTTCCCTTTCTATGACAATGTTTTCGATTTAATTCATGCTTCTAGTGGATTGGATGGAGGGGACAAACCTGAAAAACTGGAGTTCCTAATGTTTGACATCGATCGAATTCTGAGGGCTGGTGGATTGTTTTGGTTGGATAACTTCTACTGCGCAGATGATGAGAAGAAGACAGCTTTGACTCGACTGATTGAGCGGTTTGGGTATAAGAAGCTGAAATGGGTTGTGGGAGAGAAGATAGACACAGCTGGGTCAGGGAAATCAGAAGTTTATTTGTCTGCCGTACTACAAAAGCCAGCAAGAGTGTGA